The genomic window CGCCTGCTCCAGGCCTATGCCGTCGAGAAGGCGACCATCGAGGCTCGCAGGAAGGGCCACGCCGTCGCCGAGAGGACGCTGGAGGACGGCTCCATCCGGCTGACCATCCGGGTCGGGGGCGGCGCATGAAGACCATCGAGATCACCGTCGACGCGAAGGGCAATGCCACCGTCGCCATCCGAGGCTTCGCCGGCCCCGAGTGCCGCGAGGCCAGCCGGTTCCTCGAGCGGGCCCTCGGCCCGACGGCCACGGAGCGGCTCACGGCCGAGTACTACGGTCAGCCCCAGCAGGCCGGGCGGAGGATCGAGCAGTCCTCCTGAACGCTCGCCGGGCCCCTCGCGAGCCCCTCATCCCGGTCTACTACCACCCGAAGCCCATCCATCACGAGAGGAGAGTCGCATGTCGCTCGCCGAGCGATTGTCGGAGTACGTGCGCGCCGCGTTCGCGGGCATCTGGATCCGGTCGTCGGAGCACGACGACGCATTGCAGGAGATCGCCGGCCTCTGCCGACGGCAGGGCTGGTCGCTGGCCACCTGGGACGTCGACCGCGGCCTGGCGGTCGCCGGCTCGGCCGGGGAGGCCCACGCCGCGGCGGGCGTCGGCGATCCCATCGCGGCGATCCGGGCGCTGGGGTCGCTGGCGACCGACGACGGCACGGCGCTGCTCGTGCTCCGCAACTTCCACCGACTCCTGGGCGGCCCGGACGTCGTCCAGGCGGTCGACTCGGCCGTCTCGGCCGGCAAGCGGGCGCGGACGTTCGTCGTTATCCTGGCGCCGGTCGTCCAGCTCCCGGTCGAGCTCGAGCGCCAGTTCGTCGTCATCGAGCACGAGCTGCCGGACCGCACCCAGGTCCTGCAGATCGCCCGCTCGATCGCCGCCGAGCCGGGCGAGCTGCCCGAGCCCCCTGGCCTCGTCGCCGTGCTCGAGGCGGCCGCGGGGCTGACCCGCGCCGAGGCCGAGAACGCCTTCAGCCTCTCACTGGTGCGGCACGGGCGGGTCGTCCCCGACGTTCTCTGGGAGCTCAAGGCCAGGATGCTGAAGGAGGGCGGCCTGATGACGGTCCACCGCGGCGGCGAGTCGTTCGCCGACCTCGGCGGCCTGGAGGCCCTCAAGGCCTTCTGCCGCCGGTCGCTCGCCCGCAGGGCGGCGGGCAGCCCGTCCCGGCCGCGGGGAATCCTGCTGCTGGGCGTCCCGGGCACCGGCAAGAGCGCCTTCTGCAAGGCGCTGGGCAATGAGGTCGGCCGGCCCACGCTGGTGCTCGACATCGGGGCCCTGATGGGCTCGCTCGTCGGCCAGACGGAGGAGCGGACGAGGCAGGCGCTTCGAGTCGCCGACGCAATGGCCCCGTGCATCGTCTTCGTCGACGAGATCGAGAAGGGTTTGGCCGGCATTCAGCCCGGCGGCCAGTCCGACGGCGGCGTCTCGGCGCGGCTGTTCGGGGCACTGCTGTCGTACCTCAACGACCACGAGACCGACGTCTACTTCGTCTGCTCGGCCAACGACGTCTCGAAGCTGCCGCCGGAATTCACCCGCGCCGAGCGTTTCGACGCGGTCTACTTCGTCGACCTGCCGGGGGCCGCGGAGAAGGAGCAGATCTGGCGGCTCTACCAGGAGCGGTACCGGCTCGACGCGTCCCAGCGGCGGCCGCGCGACCGCGACTGGACCGGCGCCGAGATCCGGGCCTGCTGCCGCCTGGCGAGCCTGCTCGACGTGCCGCTGGTCGAGGCGGCGGGGAACATCGTCCCGGTGGCCGTCACCGCGGGCGAGTCGATCGAGCGGCTGAGGGACTGGGCCGCCGGCCGCTGCCTGTCCGCCGACCGGCCGGGGATCTACTCGCGC from Aquisphaera giovannonii includes these protein-coding regions:
- a CDS encoding DUF2997 domain-containing protein is translated as MKTIEITVDAKGNATVAIRGFAGPECREASRFLERALGPTATERLTAEYYGQPQQAGRRIEQSS
- a CDS encoding AAA family ATPase — encoded protein: MSLAERLSEYVRAAFAGIWIRSSEHDDALQEIAGLCRRQGWSLATWDVDRGLAVAGSAGEAHAAAGVGDPIAAIRALGSLATDDGTALLVLRNFHRLLGGPDVVQAVDSAVSAGKRARTFVVILAPVVQLPVELERQFVVIEHELPDRTQVLQIARSIAAEPGELPEPPGLVAVLEAAAGLTRAEAENAFSLSLVRHGRVVPDVLWELKARMLKEGGLMTVHRGGESFADLGGLEALKAFCRRSLARRAAGSPSRPRGILLLGVPGTGKSAFCKALGNEVGRPTLVLDIGALMGSLVGQTEERTRQALRVADAMAPCIVFVDEIEKGLAGIQPGGQSDGGVSARLFGALLSYLNDHETDVYFVCSANDVSKLPPEFTRAERFDAVYFVDLPGAAEKEQIWRLYQERYRLDASQRRPRDRDWTGAEIRACCRLASLLDVPLVEAAGNIVPVAVTAGESIERLRDWAAGRCLSADRPGIYSREAGPERPGRGVRRADPSAN